Proteins encoded by one window of Phenylobacterium soli:
- a CDS encoding DUF6285 domain-containing protein, translating to MITHPKPEELAEAVGRWIDEIRPQLDPRNQFLARVAANAIAAVARELKLGDEAKAAAVQRLEPILGHGGTFEALNWELCEKLRAGEMNAQTPGLLPALRANVLDQLAIDQPSYKHEGL from the coding sequence GTGATCACCCACCCGAAGCCCGAGGAACTGGCCGAGGCCGTCGGCCGCTGGATCGACGAGATCCGGCCCCAGCTCGACCCGCGCAACCAGTTCCTGGCCCGCGTCGCCGCCAACGCCATCGCCGCCGTCGCGCGCGAGCTGAAGCTGGGCGACGAGGCCAAGGCCGCCGCCGTCCAGCGCCTGGAGCCGATCCTCGGCCACGGCGGCACATTCGAGGCGCTGAACTGGGAGCTCTGCGAGAAGCTGCGCGCCGGCGAGATGAACGCCCAGACGCCGGGACTGCTGCCCGCCCTGCGCGCCAACGTCCTGGACCAGCTCGCCATCGACCAGCCGAGCTACAAGCACGAAGGACTATAG